The DNA region GCCAGCCATGGTGAGTTTCAGAACCGCAGAACCTCGATAACTCCCCTCCCGTAGAACGGCCAGATCACCCATGTGGTGAGGTATCTCATGCGCTAATACTGATGCGGCAGCAATCGCGCCCAATCGAATGTCCACGATGAACATAGAAGCGATCAGAACGCCGTCACCGAAACAATGAACACCATCGCCAATCAGCAATGCCCAACTGGAGCCTCTGTGAGAAGGGCTTGTATGTTCATGGTCGTGCGGGTGATGCCATAGCTCTGCCTTGCCCAAAAGAAAAAAGAAAACCAAGCCCGCCAGAATGACCAAGAAGAGCTCATGCGCATCTACATTGCTTTCAAGCGCTTCAGGCAGCAGATGAGTGAGGCTTGTAGTTAAAAGTGCGCCAGCTGCCAAACCAAGAAAGCCTTGCTGCGCGTAACTAGTCTGTCCATTGCTTGCCCTGGTACGGGCGACCAACAGATAGGCTATCCAGACGCTCCCTATGCCCGCGGCCAGCGTTGCCAGGATGACGATCATCAGTGACATAGATTTTGTACGTAGTTAGTAGGCCAATGGATGTGAAAGAGCAGCTGTCTTGCCTGAATTGCCTGCTGGCTACTTAACTGCGCGGCCTTGCGCGCTGTTTAGAACAACCAGCTGTCTTATCCAGGCTACTGACGATCAACGTCGATTAAGCAAGACGATCAAGAATCCGTACTGCACCCAAACGTGGTCTTGCCTACTCCGGAGCATGGTCCTCTAATCCGAAGGTCCGGATTTACCCAACGCCATAGGCTTAGGGGGGTGGTCCTTGTCCGGGCTTGTCCGAAGGATGATGCGAGAGCCTCGGTAGCCAATGCTGTGGTTCCATACCCAACTCAAGGCAACGCTAAGGCGATTTCGAGTACCAATAAGAAAGTAGATATGCGCGAGTTTCCAAATCCACCATGCAAACGCTCCGCGCAGCTTCACTCGTCCCATGTCAATGACCGCCAGGCTACGGCCTATGGTTGCTAGGTTCCCCTGATGTCGGTATTTAAAGGCACCATCGCTGGGCTTACCCTTCAAGCGTCGCCCAATCAGGCTAGCAACGTACTTGCCTTGCTGTTTTGCTGCTGGTGCAATTCCTGGGACAGGCTTTCCATCAGGCATAGTGCACGAGGCCGTATCGCCGATGGCAAAGATCTCAGGGTATCCCGCCACCGTCAGGTCGGCCCCTACGACAACTCGGCCAGCACGATCAGATGCAGCACCCAACCAGCGGGCTGCAGGAGACGCTTGGACTCCGGCGGCCCAGACGATGGTCTTGGCCGAAAGGGGGTTGCCGCCATACACCACGCCGTCCGCCGAGCATTCGGTGACCGGCGTACCCAGCACGACCTCGACCCCGAGCTTTTCGAGCGCCTGGCGCGTATAGGCCGAAAGATCCTCTGGAAAGACGGACAACAGGCGTTGACCAGCCTCGATCAGTACAACCCGCGACGTGCTTGGATCGATGGAGCGAAAGTCTCGCGCCAGCGTGTCTCGTGCAAGCTCCGCGATGGTGCCCGCCAATTCCACCCCGGTGGGGCCGCCACCGATGATGACGAAGGTCTGCAACGCAGCGCGTCGTTGCGGATCGCTCGTGCGCTCGGCTTCTTCGAATGCAGCGAGAATTCGGCCTCGGATGGTCGTGGCATCCTCAAGAGTTTTCAGGCCTGGGGCAAAAGGCTCCCATTCGTCATGCCCGAAATAAGCGTGGGTCGCGCCTGTAGCGAGCACGAGCGTGTCATAGGGCTGGCGCGATCCATTGCTGAGAATGACTTCACGTGCGTCAGTGTCTACACCTTCCACTTCGGCCATCAACGTGTTCACTTCCGGCCGATTGCGGAAGAGATAGCGTATAGGCCAAGCGATCTCCGAGGTAGATAGGGACGCCCCTGCGACTTGGTAAAGCAATGGCTGGAACAGATGATGATTGCGCCGATCAATGATCGTCACATCGACCTCGGTGCCAGCTAGCTCGTTGGCAACTTCGATCCCACCGAAGCCTGCCCCAATGATGACGACGTGATGTCGGTCTGTAGAGGTCCTTAACATGATCTGATCTCCTCTTAGTCAGCGGTTCAACGCTGACGCATGGTGTGCCATGTGTTCGCCGATGAAGCTGGCAATGAAGTAGTAGCTGTGGTCGTGGCCCGGCCGCAGGTTCAATGTCAGCGGATGCCCCGTTTCTTCACACACTTTGCGCAGCAGTTCGGGACGCAATTGACTTTCAATGAACTCATCGTTCAAGCCCTGGTCTACCAGTAACGGCAAACGTTCCCGTGCGGTACGGATCAATTCCACCGAGTCGTATTGCTTCCATGCCTCCTGATCACCGCCCAGGTAGGCTCCAAAGGCCTTTTGTCCCCAGGGCACTTGAGTGGGAGCCACGATGGGGGAGAAGGCAGATACGCTGCGATAACGGCCAGGATTGCGCAGGGCGATGACTAGAGCCCCATGTCCACCCATGGAATGGCCACTGATGCCGCGTTCCGTCGTTACAGGAAACTGCGCCTCGATACGTGCAGGCAACTCATGCACCACGTAGTCATACATCCGATAGTTCGCCGCCCAGGGCTCCTGTGTCGCATTGACATAGAAGCCTGCCCCTTGCCCGAGGTCATAGGCCGCATCGTTGGCAACACCTTCACCGCGAGGACTAGTATCCGGTGCGACAACGGCAATGCCATACTCAGCAGCGAAGCGCTGGACAGCGGACTTGGTGATGAAGTTTTGCTCCGTACAGGTGAGGCCCGATAGCCAGTAAAGCACCGGCACTTTGCCGTGCTGCGCCTGTGGAGGCAGATAGACACCGACCTTCATCGTGCAACCGAGTGTCGTCGATGCGTGCTGATAGACGTCCTGCCAGCCTTCAGAGCTGGCGTGATGTTCAATGCGTTCCATGTTGTTTCCAATATTCATAACTGCGCAGCCATTGCGCACCAAGACAGCTGCGCTGTCAGGAGGATTTCACTTCTGCTGCCGGGTCGCCGTGGGCGTGCCTAATCCTGCGGACCGTCCACCAGATGGCCAGCATCACCACAGGCACCAGGACAGCCGTTACTGGCGCAACCACGTCGTGAATGACGGGAATGCCTTTGAGCAGATAGCCCAGCAGACTCACGACGTAATAAGAAATTGCCGCGACCGACAGACCTTCAACCGTTTGCTGAAGGCGCAGCTGCATCTTGGCCCGGTCATTCATCGACGCGAGTAGGTCCCGATTTTGTCGTTCGAGCTCAACGTCTATCCAGGAACGCAGTAGCGAAATGGATCGATTCAACTTGTCTGAGAGCTTTGCCTGGCGCTCCTTTACGGACTGGCAGGTCCGCATCGCTGGAGCGATGCGACGCTGTAGAAAATCTGCCCATGTGCAGTAACCGGACACTGCCTCTTCCGAAAGAGAAGCCAGTCTTTCCTCGACGATCTCGTAGTAAGCACGGCTTGCGCCAAAACGATAGAGGTTTGCCGCAACACCGGCTTCCAGTTCCGCAGCTAGGCGAGTCAATTCGGCCAGCAAAACGTCACTGTCCCTCCGTCCGGCCAAACTGGTGCACATCTCGTCTGTGATGGCTGCCAGTCTTGACTCCATGCGTCGAAGTTCGTGCGTCATCGAACGAGTCAACGGAAGGGATAACAATGCCAACGTCCGATAAGTCTCTATCTCCAACAGACGTTGAGAAAGTGCTCCAGCACGCGCAGGATTCAAATCTCGAGCGAGTATGAGAATGTGCGTTAGACCATCCTCATCCTGACGAAAGTCGGTCAAGACAGCGGCAGAGCCATTCTCCACCAGCGAGTAGCACAAGCTGGCTGGATCAAAGCGCTCAGCTTCCTTCTCAGTTTCCGAAGTCCATGGAAGTAGCCTCAAGCTAATGCCGGACACCACCGGACCGGGAGGAACAAATCCGTGCTTGAAGGGGTTTGCACCGCATGGCTCACCACTCTCAGCATCCAGCGCTGCGCACCAGAGGTACGTAGAAAATTCAGTGTGTTTTTCGCAGTGCAGATCTCCCTCGTCCCATGTCAATCCGTGAAGAGGAGTGGCATGATCGGGCTCTGCAACGCCGAAGCGATGAGACAGCTCACTCATCGCAGCTTGGTCCTTTGCAGCGTCGCCTTCGGTCATGAAGGCGAACTGCAATATGCCCCGAGGGGCTTCTATCAGCAGATGTGGGCGCGCATGCACTTCACCGACCGCAGCATCACGATCGGCATAAGCTGGCATGCCATACACGGTGGCGGTGTGAGTGGGTTCTGCGGTCGCATTGACGTTTGCTGGATCTTTCATACCGACCTCATCTCTCATAGTTTGAAAATCACCACGCTTCACATTTATTGCCCAGGACCAAGCACAAGGTGCGTGGCCATGGGCCAGTCTTCAGATGCTTCATGCTCTGGGATTTGGCCGGTACCGGCGCTACAAGTAGACCCAGTACCGGCTTTGTCAGAGCTATTTCAGCTTAGATGAAGGTGTAAGAGCAGACCTTGTTGCCAGCGGGATCGCGCAGATACGCCGCATAAGCGCCAGGCAGATGTCCGCGAGGACCAGGTTGACCCTCGTCAGTGCCACCAGCTGCAAGGCCGGCTGCATGGAAAGCATCCACTTCAGCAGGAGAGGCAGCTGCGAAGCCTACTGTCACGCCATTGCTGGAGGGAGCTTCGCCATTGCCGGGGCGGGCAATGATGAAGGCTGGCTTTTCGCGGCCATAGAGTACCCAGCCATTGCCGAAAGGACCGAGGTTATTGATGCCGAGAGCACCCAGCGCTGCATCGTAAAACGCGGCCGACTTTTGAACATCGGCTGCACCGATAAAGACGTGGGAGAAAATGCCGTCACCGGAGATAACAGGAGTAGACATGGAAGTTTTCCTTGATATTTGCTGTTGAAAAGATCGTTATTGATCCGTGGGTTAGTAATGAATCACGGTACGAATCGACTTGCCTTCATGCATCAGGTCGAAGGCTTTGTTGATGTCGTCCAGACCCATGGTGTGGGTGACGAACGGGGCGAGATCAATCTCACCTTTCATCGCGTCCTCCACCATGCCGGGAAGTTGGGTGCGTCCCTTGACGCCACCAAAAGCGGAGCCCTTCCAGGTACGACCAGTGACCAACTGGAATGGGCGGGTCGAGATTTCCTTGCCGGCACCTGCCACGCCGATGACGATCGATTGGCCCCAGCCACGGTGGGCTGCTTCCAATGCGGAACGCATCACATTGACGTTGCCAATGCACTCGAAAGTGTGATCAACCCCCCAGCCAGTCATTTCGATAAGCACTTCGTGAATTGGCTTCTCGAAGTCTTTCGGGTTGATGCATTCGGTCGCCCCGAAGGTACGAGCCAGCTCAAACTTGGCAGGATTCGTGTCGATGGCGATGATGCGACCCGCTTTGGCTTGGCGTGCCCCCTGAATAGCTGCCAGACCAATACCGCCCAAGCCGAAGATAGCGACGGAATCACCTGGCTGCACCTTGGCCGTGTTGTGCACAGCGCCGATGCCGGTGGTAACACCGCAACCGAGCAAGCAGACATGCTCCGGATTCGCGTCCGGGTTGATTTTGGCCAGCGAGACTTCGGCGACGACTGTGTATTCGCTGAAGGTCGAGCAGCCCATGTAGTGATAAAGCGGCTGACCGTTGTACGAAAAACGGGTCGTACCATCGGGCATCAGGCCCTTGCCCTGTGTGGCGCGAACGGCGACGCACAGGTTGGTCTTCCCCGACTTGCAGAACAGGCACTCGCCGCATTCGGCTGTATAGAGCGGGATGACATGATCGCCAGGCTTCACGCTGGTGACACCTTCACCCACCTCCACGACGATGCCCGCGCCTTCATGACCCAACACGACCGGGAAGAGTCCTTCGGGGTCATCGCCCGACAGGGTGAAAGCGTCGGTATGGCAAACGCCAGTGTTCGTGATCTTGATGAGCACCTCGCCCTTACGCGGCGGCTCAACGTCGATCTCGACGATTTCCAGAGGCTTACCAGGCCCGAAGGCCACTGCTGCACGTGATTTCATGATGTTGTTTCCTTTACTAACTAAATTTGACGTCAGCGATGATGAATATTGAGCACATCAAGCGCCGCCAAGAACGCAACTGGCTTCGCGATCGCTGCAGTGCAAGGTGCCGTAGTAGGTGGTGATCTATGCCGAAGTATTCATGCGCGGTTCCTGTGGAGTTGCTCTGGAATCGAAGTATGTGATTTCGCAAAACTCTTGTATATGGAATTGTTTCGATTTATTAATTCCAATTTCTGGAATAATAAACACGCAGTGGAACCGACCAGGTGAGGCGCTCGTCATGAACAAGGAAATTGAACTGCTGCGTATCTTTCGAGTGGCGGCCGAAAGCAGCAGTTTTCGCGATGCGGCCGTCCGGCTCAGTACTTCCCCGCAAGGCGTTACACGCGCCATCCAGCAACTGGAGCAACACTACGGCGAGGTGTTGTTTCATAGAAGCACGCGCCAGGTACGCATCAGTGCGTTTGGTGAAGGTTTGTTAGACCAGGTGCGCCCCGCATTGGAGCGGTTCGAGGAACTCTGGCGAGTTCCTGGGCGTGACGAACAGACATCCCTCTCTGGCACGGTTCGCATCACGGCACCGCTCAGCTTAGGCACCCTGGCGGTTCTGCCTGCACTGGAGCGCGTGGCCGCGCGTCATCCCGCAATCACACTGGATGTCCGTCTGTCCGATCGCATCAGCAATACGGTTGAAGAAGGGATTGACGTTGGCGTCAGGCTCGGATTTATGCGCGATAGCCGCTTCGTCGCGCGAAAGGCCGCCGACATGAAATTTCCAATCGTTGCCGCACCGCATTTGATTAGAAAAGTTGGCGTACCTGACACCATTGATGCCCTCAGCAGACTGCCGACCACTGCGTCTATGGATCTCAATACCGGCCGCCCCTGGCCTTGGTATTTCAAAGCGGGACGCCAGTGGACACCCATTGCTGCCGCAATCGTCGTCGACAATGCCGACATGGAATTGGGGGCGGCGTTGGCAGGCATCGCCTTTGCACAACTGCCAGACTACGTAGTCGCCCCATACATTGCCAGCGGAAAGCTCGTGCGCGTGCTGGAGAAAGAAGAATCTTCAGCATGGGGTTTGTACGTTTATCGGCCGCAGCGCGGCCCGGTCTCGGGAAGAGTTCGGGCGGTATTTGATGAAATGCTGGCTGCCGTTAAATCGTTGCCGGCATTGAGGTGACACGCGACCAAGCGTCGTAGGGCATCAGCTTCGGAAAGCAAAGCACCGAGCCTTGGTGGCTCATTACGTATGCCCGAATTGTTAGTCGACCTTCTGCTCGCTTAAACTAGATGCAGATCGGTCGACCGTACAACTTAGTTGCTATTAAAGCCGGCTAAAGATTAGATATAAATGAATTGCCGGTACAAAACATCCAATTGACTACGGATTTCTTCCACGTGTTGCTCGTCACCAGCGTCGGTAAATTCGAGTAGTAATTGTTCCTTGGCAGTGATTTGGTCGCAAAGGTCGGACAAACTCTTGCAGAAAGCCTCGGAGTGAACTGTGGGTTCCTCCGCATTCGTCTCTTTTCCTGCCAGCTTTCGCACAGAAGAGGTCGGAGAGATTCCGTTTTCTTCGTTAAAGGCAATTTGAAGTTCCCTGCGCCGATTTGTCTCATCAATTGCTTGCTGCATCGCAGGAGTCATCGCATCCGCATACAAGATCGCTTTTCCGTTCTCATTCCGGGCGACTCGGCCTATCATCTGAATGAGCGCCTGGGCCGACCTCAGGAAGCCCGCACGGTCCGCATCGAGAATGGCTACCAATGACGCCTCGGGGATATCCAGCCCCTCGCGCAAAAGGCTCACGCCGATCAGAACATCAAACTCCCCAGCGCGCAGGCCATTGATGATTTCAACACGATCCTCCGCCTTGATGTCCGAATGCATGTAGCGCGCTCGGATTCCGCTGTCCGTCAAGAAATCCGTCAACTCTTCCGCGCCGACCTTTGTCAGCGTGGTCACGAGCACGCGGTCTTTTCTCTTCACGCACGTCGATATTTCGGCAAGCAGATCGTTCATGCGCCCGTCCGCCTTTCGCACCTCCACCTTGGGATCAAGCAGCCCTGTGGGCCGGATGATCTGCTCGACAACCCGGCCTTTCGATACCCTCAACTCGTATTCACCAGGAGTGGCCGAAACAAAGATGGTCTGTGGCTTGACCTTCTCGAATTCGCCAAAGTTCAATGGCCGGTTGTTCTTCGATGAAGGCAAACGGAACCCGTAATCGATCAACGTATCCTTGCGTGCCTGATCCCCCCGGTACATTGCGGATATCTGCGGCACCATGACGTGGGATTCATCAACGAACAGGAGCCCGTCTTTCGGCAGGTAATCCAGCAAGGTGATCGGAGGCGCAGCCGAGTCCCGGTCACTGAAGTAGCAGGAATAATTCTCCATCCCCGAGCAGTAGCCAAGCTCCCGCATCATCTCTACGTCGTTTGTGATCCGCTCGTACAGACGGTTGGCCTCGACCAAGCGATTGTCCCTGTTTAGTTGGGCAACGCGCTCTTCCATTTCAGCGAGAATCTTCTCGGACGCGGATTCGATCTTGTTCGTAGGTGTCGCGAAAAGCGTCTTTGGAGAAACCAAGTAGTGGTCAATTTTCCCCAGTGTTTTACCCGTAACAGGGTCTAGCCATTGAACAGACTCAACAGAGTCGTCCAGCAGTTCCACCCGAACCGCCCTGTGTTCTGAATCGGCAGGGAAAATATCAATCACCTCACCTCGAACTCGGAACGTTGCACGCTTGAGGGTGCGCTCAGTACGCTCATATTGCAGTAGAACCAGGCGACGAATCAGCTCCCGCTGATTTAGGTTGGCCCCAGGGGACAGAGCCATCTGCAGCGCTCGGTATGCATCTGGATCACCCAGGCCGTAGATTGAAGAAACCGAAGCAACGACAATCACGTCGCGGCGCTCAATCAAGGATTTGGTCGTGGATAGACGCAGACGCTCAAGATGATCATTGATCGCCGAGTCCTTTTGAATGAAGCGATCACTGCCCGGTATATAGACCTCGGGCTGGAAATAGTCATAGTAGGAAACAAAATACTCGACCGCATTTTCTGGGAAGAAATGCTTCATTTCACTATAAAGCTGCGCGGTCAATGTCTTGTTAGGAGCCAAGATCAATGTAGGCCGCTTCAGACGATGGATCACATTGGCCATCGTAAAGGTCTTGCCTGAGCCAGTGATCCCCTTCAGCGTTTGGTGTGTCGCACCTTCTTCTAGGTCAGATAGCAGGCGCGCTATCGCTTCTGGCTGGTCCCCCGCCGGCGTATAGTTGGAGTGCAGTATGAACATACCGGTTGACATGGAACATCTCCTAATTGAAGCACTTCAACTTGGCCTGATGCGTCAGCTATTTCAGAAGACCTATAGCAGTGCCAAACCGAGACGCGAATGGCGGTGATCCGGACGAGCCCCATGTGGGCCTAGGCGTCGCTCATGATAGCCCACACATGGGTCGATCTCCTAGTGCATCCTAGGAGTGCCACGACATTTGCGAGCAGCTTTCTGAGAGCTGTCTGTACCTGGGGCTGCATGCCTCATGAACCGTCGAGATCGAGCTGTGATTGGAGGCCCCGAGCTTGATGCGAAATGTGTGATGTACTTCCATTCACGATACGTGCCTTCGGCCCTAAAGATGCACGATTTCGACATTCGACCACTTGCCAGCAAGGTACTCGGCCACAAGTCTCCGATGGCAGTGATGGGGCCTGTCTTCGCTGCAAAGCAGGCAACTATTGTTAAGTTTTTCTTTATCAATTGATTCAATTTTTCTGGAGGACAGAGGGTGTGCAGAATTTTGTGTAAACGGACAATCAACCGCCGGCGCAAGCCGGCCTGTCCGTAAGCACAATGAGCACCAAGAAACACGACGTACCCGAAGAACTGCTGTCTGGCCTGCTGGCCAACTACAAGAAGCCCGAAGACCTCATCGGCGAGAACGGCCTGCTCAAGCAGTTGACCAAGCTGCTGGTGGAGCGAGCCCTAGACGCCGAACTGACCGAGCATCTGGGCCACGAACGCAACGAAGCGGTAGCCAACACCACTGGCAACACCCGCAATGGCAAGAGCAAGAAGACCCTCAAGGGCGATTTCGGCGAGTTGCCCATCGAGGTGCCACGTGACCGCCATGGCAGCTTCGAGCCCCAGCTCATCCCCAAGCACCAGACCCGCTGGGCCGGCTTCGACGACAAAATCATCTCGCTGTACGCCCGCGGCATGACGGTGCGCGAGATACAGGCCCACCTGGAGGAGATGTACGGCACCGAGGTCTCGCCCAGCCTGATTTCCTCGGTGACCGACGCCGTGGCCGATGAGGTCAAGACCTGGCAAGCCCGCCCGCTCGATGCAATCTACCCCATCGTCTATCTGGACTGCATCCATGTGAAGGTGCGCGAGGGCGCTGTGCGGGTCAAGGCGGTGTACTTGGCCATCGGCATCACCATGACGGGTGACAAGGAGGTGCTGGGCCTGTGGCTGGCGCAAACCGAGGGTGCCAAGTTCTGGCTGCAGGTCGTCACCGAACTTCGCAACCGGGGCGTGCAGGACGGGGTCTCCTCGTTTTCAGTGCAATAAGTGACGGTACGAAAAGCTAGCACTGGCGCGGAGGTGGTGTTGGTAGATCGTTGATTTCATTGACTTTCCTGTTCACTTTCAAATCTGCGATTCGTGGCGTCAAACCGTGGTCGGTTTCATCCATTGGTGCCAGTTATCGATGCATTTGGCCGCGAAGGCAGGATTTGGTCAGCATAGCGGTCAACCGGGAAGCGAAACACACCCCGCAAGTTGATGCTCTCCAGCCTGGTGGGCGCAATCTTCCCGATCAGTTCCGGTGGAATGACCTGGCGGCGGTTCGACCAGCGATCCAGGACCGCCTGCATCTGTGAGGTATTCCACGCCATCACGATGTTGGCCATCAGGCTCAACGCATCGGCCACAGCCTGCATTTCATCGACACGTTTGGCCTGCGCCGGGCTGATCCGGCCGGTATAAATGGCGCGCTTGAGGGCGTTAACAGCCTCGCCCCGATTGAGCACCCGGCGCAACTCGTTCCTGAAAGCGTCCTTGACAAAGTAGTCAGCCAAAAACGCCGTACGCAGCAACCGCCCCAATTGCACGCCAGCCTCATAGATTGGATCGCCCTGGGCGGCAGAACCGAACCGCGCAAGAGCTGCCACCGCACTGGCATGTCCGCTCATGACCGAGGCTGCCAGGTGCACCAGACTATCCCAATGCTTTTCGATCAAAGCGACGTCGACATTGGCTTCGCACACCGCAGCGATTTCTGCGGGCACTTTGGTGCCGCGTGGCACAAAGAGGTGGCGCTGTTTGAGTTCCTTCAACCGCGGGCAAAGATCAAAACCAAGCAAACGGGCATGTGACATGGCAAAGTCGGTGTAGCCATGGGTATCCACAGCAAGCTGGCTGGTCTCCAGCTTTTCTTGGCGGATGACACCTTCAATGGCCACGCCCGCCTGGCGCTCATTGAGCACAAAGGGCTGCGCATGGAAGATGCCCCACCGGTCTTTTACATGGGAGTAGATTCCAATGGAAGGTGTGTTGCGCCGAGGATCAAGCCGGGCTTGCCACACCCGTTTGGTGGTCTCCATGGTCATCATGTCAGAAGATGCCAAATCGGACCGCCCCCAGGTGGCGGCAATCGGGTGTCGCTGCATGAATTCCAGCACAGCCTGGCAGGCCTGGCTCAGACGCCGTTCGTCCCGCGCCCAGCGCATGGCCTGGCGAATGCTGGTGGCAGACAATTGCGGAATCATGCGCGCGCATTCGACCGCAGTCAGACTGGTGCCGTGGGCCATGATGCCGGCATAGACCATCAGCAGCTCGTCGGTAGAGCGCGGCTCACGTCCGAGCATGATCCAGCTAAAGCGCACCTGGGCGTCAACGGCCAGAATCACTTCCGGCAATTGAACCTCACCGATGCGGTGATCCAAAGCCGCGCGCAGCTTGGTCACTTCTGGGTCTTCGTCCTCTGCGGGCAATGGCGACAAATGGAGTTCATCATCCACGCGCAGTACGCCACTGCGGGCTGCAGCGGCCACCGCATCGACACCGGCAGTTACTCTGGCCAGCAAAGGCTTCAAGAAAGTGGCAGCCTTGCTGGGTAACGATAGACGGGCATAGTGTTTCTTGGACTCTGCCTGCCAACGCTCGTCCGTGAAGAACAAGCGCGCACGACCCCGAAAGCTCAGGCTGTGCTCAATCCAGACCGAGCCATTGCGCACCGCGCGGCGCAGGGCAAACAGGGTGGCCACCTCCAACGCCTGAAACGCCCGTTCCCGGTCTGGGCTGGAGATCGAAACCTGCCAGATCATTCCCAGACTTGGTGCCACCACTTCAACTGGCAGCTTTCTGGATCCTTTGAGATATAAAGCTTGCAGCTTGGCAAGGTACTCGATGGCAGGATGCTCGCCGGTGGCCTGCCAGGGCAGCTTTGCAATGGCGACGAGCAACGACCGCACGGGGCGAATTCCATCAATCAATCCCTCGCGGACCAGGGAGGCCCTGCTCGGTGGTTTGCGTTTCTGGGTTTCGGTGATCAAGGCTTCAAGACGGGCACGCAACTCAGCATCTGGCACCGCACCTTGCGCGCTCAAGGCAACAAGTTCGCCGAGCAGCGTTTTGTACATTGCGGCCCAATTGACGGTAGCGGGGACATCGGCGGCAGCCTGACGCCACAGATCGGCGATCCGGCGCTGCACCATAAGGATCAACTGGTCTGTGGTGGTGAACAGGCAATACCGAAGAAAGCATGCGACCTCCACGGTGCGCGCTGGCTCTTTGATCTTGGCTCCGGCTGAGGGCGGCCTGGAGACAAGTCGGCGCGCGTAGCGGCGCAAGATGAGATCGGGGATGTCTGCCAGGTGCTTATGAACGTCCAGCGTGTAAAGCAGGTCGATGCGCTCCAGTACCTCGCTGATTTGGCGGGTTGAGTGTTTCGCCGGTGCAGCCCATAGCCAACTCTGCTGGGTTTGTCCATCTGGGCGCAGCTCTGAAACTGAGGCTCGCC from Diaphorobacter sp. HDW4A includes:
- a CDS encoding Tn3-like element IS1071 family transposase — protein: MQGWHTTFLGMRGLPRDISDFEMKAFFTFDGAERDAINARRGDSHKLGLALHIGFLRMSGRLLGAFRVIPVALWRHLGNELGIAAPEVASLRAMYERGRTLFDHQQVACTVLGFQWMSEHQRRSLVRELRDEVARCADRDQLLVRARQWLYKNKLVIVHERAIRTLIAAALAQLEVETGTAIAASVDPATLDRWRASVSELRPDGQTQQSWLWAAPAKHSTRQISEVLERIDLLYTLDVHKHLADIPDLILRRYARRLVSRPPSAGAKIKEPARTVEVACFLRYCLFTTTDQLILMVQRRIADLWRQAAADVPATVNWAAMYKTLLGELVALSAQGAVPDAELRARLEALITETQKRKPPSRASLVREGLIDGIRPVRSLLVAIAKLPWQATGEHPAIEYLAKLQALYLKGSRKLPVEVVAPSLGMIWQVSISSPDRERAFQALEVATLFALRRAVRNGSVWIEHSLSFRGRARLFFTDERWQAESKKHYARLSLPSKAATFLKPLLARVTAGVDAVAAAARSGVLRVDDELHLSPLPAEDEDPEVTKLRAALDHRIGEVQLPEVILAVDAQVRFSWIMLGREPRSTDELLMVYAGIMAHGTSLTAVECARMIPQLSATSIRQAMRWARDERRLSQACQAVLEFMQRHPIAATWGRSDLASSDMMTMETTKRVWQARLDPRRNTPSIGIYSHVKDRWGIFHAQPFVLNERQAGVAIEGVIRQEKLETSQLAVDTHGYTDFAMSHARLLGFDLCPRLKELKQRHLFVPRGTKVPAEIAAVCEANVDVALIEKHWDSLVHLAASVMSGHASAVAALARFGSAAQGDPIYEAGVQLGRLLRTAFLADYFVKDAFRNELRRVLNRGEAVNALKRAIYTGRISPAQAKRVDEMQAVADALSLMANIVMAWNTSQMQAVLDRWSNRRQVIPPELIGKIAPTRLESINLRGVFRFPVDRYADQILPSRPNASITGTNG
- the uvrB gene encoding excinuclease ABC subunit UvrB is translated as MSTGMFILHSNYTPAGDQPEAIARLLSDLEEGATHQTLKGITGSGKTFTMANVIHRLKRPTLILAPNKTLTAQLYSEMKHFFPENAVEYFVSYYDYFQPEVYIPGSDRFIQKDSAINDHLERLRLSTTKSLIERRDVIVVASVSSIYGLGDPDAYRALQMALSPGANLNQRELIRRLVLLQYERTERTLKRATFRVRGEVIDIFPADSEHRAVRVELLDDSVESVQWLDPVTGKTLGKIDHYLVSPKTLFATPTNKIESASEKILAEMEERVAQLNRDNRLVEANRLYERITNDVEMMRELGYCSGMENYSCYFSDRDSAAPPITLLDYLPKDGLLFVDESHVMVPQISAMYRGDQARKDTLIDYGFRLPSSKNNRPLNFGEFEKVKPQTIFVSATPGEYELRVSKGRVVEQIIRPTGLLDPKVEVRKADGRMNDLLAEISTCVKRKDRVLVTTLTKVGAEELTDFLTDSGIRARYMHSDIKAEDRVEIINGLRAGEFDVLIGVSLLREGLDIPEASLVAILDADRAGFLRSAQALIQMIGRVARNENGKAILYADAMTPAMQQAIDETNRRRELQIAFNEENGISPTSSVRKLAGKETNAEEPTVHSEAFCKSLSDLCDQITAKEQLLLEFTDAGDEQHVEEIRSQLDVLYRQFIYI